The Raphanus sativus cultivar WK10039 chromosome 6, ASM80110v3, whole genome shotgun sequence sequence CCTCCGGATGCTCCGCCTTTTCCTCCGTCACTGGTACAGCAGCCTCCGTGTTGACGACTTGAGAATCATCAGGTTTTTCACTTTGACCTGGAAGCTTCTCCTTGATCTTCTCCATCACTCCCTTCTTCTCATCTCCTTCaacgatcttcttcttctccttcttcctcttctcacCGTCTTCACCTTCTTCCTCGCTTGACTGTTGGAGattcaaattttataagattAAAAATGGCCATAAAGAAATGAAGTTGTTTACAGATTTAACCAAAAACTATATgctaaaataaaagtaataaatagtaCGGACTAAATTAGTTTCTTACAGAGGAAGAAGAGCTGTTGGATCGGTGAAGCTTCTGGAAGAGACTTGGCTtgttctcttcctcctcctcgtGCTTCTGGTGAAGCTGCTCGAGGAGAGTAGGCTTATGCTCCTTCTCTTCTTCGTGCTTCTCCACAAACGCCGGCTCTCCCGTGATCTGGGCTTTATGCTCGACCTCCGAAGCTAGCGGTGCGGTCGTTTCTTGAGGTTTCACTTCCTCCTTTTTCCCCAAGAAATCGAACAATCCACGGTCCTTAACCTCTGCCGTCGTAGCCGACGGTTCCTCCGTGGTGGTGATCTTTGGGGTCTCGTGTTCGGGGACGTTCTTGAACTCCTCAGAAGCGTTCTTGTACTCTTCAGCCATGGTTAGTTACTCTTGATCAACTGAACAGTTAGCgagaaaacagagaaaaggAGGGCTTTAACTTGCTTTTAAGGTGATTGTAAAGAGCTGTGATGAGTTTTGTGATGAGAGACAAGAGTGGGTTTTATAGTGTGAGCTAGAGGGTCCAGGCCAACGCGGAGGTTACGCTGGATAAATTTAATTGAttctttgttcaaaaaaaaaattaattgattcTTTTAGTATAGCAAAAAATGGattgattattttcttaaatttcagAACGGTCCTATTTTCTTTAAGTCGGTAGACTAGAATGTCATAAAACCACCCattatttttcttagtttataAGGATATGTTTTAGTATATTAGATGAAAAGTTTAACCAAATTTTGAATATTGCATACTCGTGTACTTTATATCTATGGAATCTGTATCAAAGATTGGTTAAGtggtacatttttttttggcttcAATGTAAAATCGTTTTAAACAGTGCAGATCAAGCAAATCAAACGGATTAAATAAGAGAAATGCAGACTAAGCGAATTTAGTAGGAGAGATGCAAAATATATAGGAAAAATGCGGATTAATCAGAACAAACAGTTATTAtagtttaaatgataaaaatccaaataaaatagattaaatatttaaaagattataataaaatatatcaaaatatataatatataaatatagtacaTAAATAACAAAACTTATTGCATTAAATCCAtgatatcacaattttaaaataaaaatttaatgaaatataccTCTTCCATTattgttcatattttaattatattaccatatatatatttgcataatacatatcataattaaatatataaataaaatatatatctctctttataagtatacatatttaaattatattactataagATATCTGCGTAATACAAAATACGCATCTCTTacattagtatatatatttatatattactatagatataaataatatattataattgaaatatgtattatattaatataattatttaaaaaagtaaaaatatatgacaaaaataataagtaaagaatgataattttgtattgtTAAAGCTGTAAATAATAAGTAAAGTTTGTTTGCCAATTGCCAGTTATATTAAGGCCTTTTCACGTTCTCTCTGTAAATATAACTGAACTATTAACATACTTCACTTACGTTACACGGAATCGTTGGCGTGACTATGATTCTCGCTCCTGAAGCGGAAGCGGGATCGGAAGCGTCTGGAACCGCTTGGAATCGTGATGGAACCACAATTCTAGAAAAGCTGAACATGGAAGCGCAGGGGAAGCTATGATTCTAATTTGGAAGCGCATGATTGAATAAGTCGGAATCGTCCAACGACATAAAAGTATTTGACAAATACTCGCACTTGTTGATAACTCAAATCTATGTACATAATAATTTATCCTGTGTGAAAAAGTAGTTTCGGAGAAGAAGCAATGCTTTCAAGTTACACGTGCtcttgaattataatttttatttgaatttttgttttaatcgACATTATAGGagaaataaatatagatattttaatctTATCACTCATGGTCTAAATAAACCATAATGATGCATTTCATAAAATTAACAGGAGAAACACTAAATTTtgtttgataaagaaaaatatatttttggtgtttttttcctttttgataatatataataatattctcGTAAtcactaatatatattttacaaaacattaacctaaatttcaaatttcatttttatatattttatatacatattataaacattaaaataatatatatatatatatataaactaaaacatttCCAACACGTTTCTGCTtcctaaaaaattataaaatagcGATTCCGCGTTTCCAAACGATTCCGCTTCCTCGTATCCGTTTCCGATTCCatgtaacatatttatatagcCATTACTATCGTGACGCGTCGCAGTAGATAAttcatcagaaaaaaaaaactaaaaccgtCATTAAATGGGAAGACTAATTCGCAAGTAAAATCAACGTGGAAAGAAATAGATGAAAGCCAATACATGGTTGAAGAGCGTTAAAAGGGCCCGCACCAGAACTTAAGGTCAGTTTTGATAGGCTTACTGCATGAATGTCGGTAATGTAGAGTCACTGACTCACTGGATTAGTAAGCCACGTCGCAGAAGCCAGGTTCAATAAAGGCATCTCCAGTGATATCTCAAAATGAAGAaggaaagcaaaaaaaatgagGAAAATCCATCTCCAATAGTATTTTAttctgaaaaaaattaaagatatgAACAATAttgcttcaaatttgaagaAACACTTTTCACAACCTCATTTTtatgtcaaatttttttatttgcataatgatcatttactttttgacaatatttattttatgcatAAACAAAACATTAACACTAAACGTaacttttataactttatatccAATATGTATATactgattaatttttttaaaatataattaccaataaatagttattaaattataatatataattaaaagaaaataaaatagaaaacaataCCATTGAGATACATAACTAATACaaagttaagaaaaatataataatagtgctgtttaagtaaaattttactattactttaaatattgttatgtacttttattaatgtaataaatatttttttataagttaaaGTTTGGtgaaattgtaaaatttaaaaataagtcagtataatttagaattttataaaataaaatgtgttATCTGCcataaataaaaagttgaaaatggatataataataattgagagagaaaatgagaaaaccattaaaataaatcacaattttattttgagtttatTCAATTTTGAGGAAAAAAATGAGGGAAATCATTGGAAATGGTCTAACCGTCTAAGGTAGATATTTTTAGTCTATTTGATGACATTACATTGCGCTCCtataataactatatatatatataagacgTTAAAAGAATATAAGAACGCATGCAGCAcagatatcaaaataaaatattcttatcgAAGATTCGAAGGTATGAAATTATTTCTTATCAgttattataaaagaaaaacgtATACGTTTGGGGTCAAATAGTCAAATAACTAAATGCATGAAGGTGTATGCTTGTGGTGTCACATTCGGCTTCTCTGGTTATATCCACTAGGCTACGGACGAAATCTTGATcattttgtttgaataaaattgTAACAGATGGGGCCATTGAGAAGGGGGCATTTTGGAACCTGCCAAAAGTTTATTATATCATGAGTCGTGTTCGGTTGAAAGATTCAAGTCGATGTGCCACATAATAAATTGAGACGTTTCATGTACACGCGACCCGTAACATTACCGAACTTTGTATTTTAGGCATCATAAGGGCGGTCACTATACCGACACATACCAAACAAAGCAATCGTGTTTGCTGCTAGTTGgagaaattaattttaactaattgATCGCAAACAAATAATTGAGTGTACATCGAAAACCTCCAGATCAAAATGATATCATAAGAACCAAATAAACTAGATATGTCTGTGAAGATGTATATTTTGTATCAGTTCCTAAGTACTATTAGGAGGTTGCGTATGTCATGAAGATGGACTTTGGTAGAGCTTATTTTTGGTGATGTCCGTAGGTTTGTTAAGCTTAGAGAAgcgataatatatttattaagaaatttataTTAAGTATCAACGATATTACTTAAATAGAAAAAGATAAGagagttattttttaaaagagttattatttgtgaaaaaaagaaaaattgtgtAAGTTGCTTTTGGAAGAAAGATGTGTTTCTATGGAGAATAGTGtctctgttaaaaaaaaaaccaagagATCGTTGTTTGTTGTTTGTGTGATCAAGCATTTGGTGTCATTATTCTGCAGGTGCTGATGTAGTTGTTGACGTATTTCCAGAGTGTTGAAAGATTGAAGCCTAGATTCAGAAGGAGTTTAGCTCGAAGTCGGGTGATCTTGATAAACAAAAGTTTAGAGTTAGGTTTTATTCTAGGATTGAGATAATTAATCCTAAAGGATTATTGTAGTAGAAAATATTGGTGTAAAAATTTCTTGTTCTAGTGAACTCGAAAAAAAAGAACTTGTGTCTTGTTTATTTCTGCATTTTTACTCTCACTTCGCTGTACTTATAGTTTGATCTACAAAAACTGAATGCAGTAAAAGATGTTAGggcaaaaaaaattgttaaagcATTTCAAATCCTCTAAGATGGAGTAAAGGTAAGAGTTACACCATTTATGGACTAATCTTACATATTACTCTGTTTGGAagttgaaatttatttattgaaatatttttatttgattcttaaataatatttaaaataatataataatccacaaaaaaaaaatttaatagttttacataaaaatgcataaaataattaaaatcaaaactaagcataaataatatagaataatagaaataaataatttaataattcgATACATGTTTCCAGAACTACCAAAACTGGTGAAGTATTGTTCAAACAGAATAAATGAGTTTTATATATTGTGGATCAAATTTTCGATTGATAACATTTCACTTAATTTTGATATATGCACAAACATTTAGATTTAGTACGTAattcaaattacaaaacaaaatttttgttttccttttatgttcttttaattcatatttatttttgaattaggAAAAttgcatataataaaaattcaaaaatatatttttgtggaGGTTTTGTTAACATATTAAAATCGGATAATTGTTAGATTTTTATAAGTTGAAGGTATTACTAACAATTATTAACTAAATAGAAAGAAAGTCATTCATgattcttttttataataaaaatagaataatacatTAGAGTaaaattcaattatattttaaagttataccattttggaataaaaaatagaataatacattggagatgctcttaataCTCTTATATGTGTTTTTTACTTTTCATCTGAATCAAAGCTTATTCATCGGAAACATACATGAATCAAGCTATTATAATTTAGAAAGAATACTATATACACAACTCAAACTTGTACCATACATACACTATACAGCTTCGCAtacaaatctaatctattaaaaggggagtaaaaaattagattaccccttagtttttcattatatttataGTCTCATGCcactaatatattaaataagcTTATATTTATGAATCTTtggtcttttcctaatttatcaaattatttcctaaatcaaatttaaattaaaacaactatttaattacaatttaatGCAACTTGAAAATTACATAATCCTAAATTTAggcatttattatatttttatcaaattacacaactataatacatatttaaattgattttcgaattaattaataactaattaataaacatCACAAAGCCAATCGATTTAGATAtccatttaataaatttagaaaaatattattttaaatatatatagttatattttattattattaataatcactaaaatttaaattcacatAAAAATATCGAAATAACCAATGTATATGAAACATGTTCAGATATATGTaccaaaaatatcatattaCATGATTCAGCCTAGATCTTTTGTTTAATTAGTTACAAGATATGAGCCTGTTGCGCTGCAACGGAGTTTGTTTGGTGTTTTAGTttaatatgaaaacataaaataataaatattattgtagctttatgattttttttgtatacattgtgtgatatttattttataattaaaactcCGTTCTCACACATAAATCcaagttaatatttatattttataatcatggtGCATAGATAAATGTTATAAACTTTGTATTTAGGATTAAATAATATACTATACCTAAACGTTTTAACTCAACAcaactcaaaataaaaaattgaatgaaaagtaaaaaaatgaaagttaaATACACCAATTGAGTCAATGACAACATTATACACGTTCTTATGTACTAACTTAATGCTTTattgaataaatttttaaaagtttattatgctaggatattttaaaaaggaaacatttttattttatatatgtcttttttatttacaattaattttttttaaatattaaatactcttttacatttttgtttaaaatttttgaaaagaaaaatctgTCATATATAACCTATTATAGTTATCTTCTCTTTagagtttcagaaaaaaaatatatatctttatcaTCAATTTTCATCAATTTTATAATTCTCACTATATATGTTTAATCATATTAATTagcaactttgaagaaccaaactcaatataacttttacaattatatcttggattttataaaaggaaattagtattaaataactatcttcagattttttttgtttatgatattttaaaatggaaaatttctacaaaatttactacgaaatagtttttaaattttcccTTTTActattaaacaaattttaaagtatttgttttataaaaatcgtttttatatcttatatattagtatatatatttttatcattatatatttaacacatgtcacaatattaaaaggaaaattactatcaaatattattttgcaattatcttttgtctaggatttaaaaatggaaaaaaaattagaaaagtttttttactatcttatatattagtttatttatttttaatcattatatttttcatacatgtcacaatattaaaagaaattttgcaattatcttttgtttaggatttaaaatggaaaattactatatataatatttataattatatttttaacacatctttttgttattattttattatatatattttaaaataagatattaaCACATATcatcttaaatataaaacttcTAAGTGTCatgatcatgttaattagtaattttgaagaaccaaaatttatataataagatataacgatacatctaaaatatataacactaatcataaaagaaaaatattaatgtatgaaaaaagtaaaaattaatatttgcaCGGGTGCGCGGATCAGGCTCTAGGATCCCTTAAAACTCATAATTTGAGGATAACGAAAAAATTGTACCCCACAGATAAAACAATTTTACTGAGTAAAAGTGTAAAACATAAATGacctgttgacaaaaaaaaacataaatgacCTAACTCCAATTACTCCCGTAAGCGCTACGGCAATAACTCTTCCCTCAACAAAACTCAagtttctagtttttttttctatatgatCTCGAAAGGGCCAAATGTATGTTTTCTATCGTAACACACATCATcagtggaaaaaaaaaaaaaaaaacacatcatcAGTGATGATTCATCACTCATTAGCCTAGCATGGGCTTCTAAATTCGGATCGGGCCAAATCTGGTATGGATCCGGAAAGTTTTAACCCGACCCGCGTTTTTGACAAGGGcgtcttcttttcttttttttttacgactAACTTAGAAGAATAGAACATTGTGTCCCGTTGTTGGATTCATCGATTTCAAACCACAGAATCAATCAATCACATATTCATGAGttacaatattattaataaactGTTGGTTTGATGCAGGATGGACGTTGTAGACTTGTAGTCTTTGTCATCTGGGAGCTAGTCCTCTTAGCATTCTTAATGTTTTCAGCGTTTTCCTTGTACATTGCGATTGCAACTCGCGTTCGTGTTGATATGTTTGgctttttttaacaaaaatctgGACCATTTCTCAATTTGTCAGTGCTAAACTTCGCCGTATCTGTATTGTTTCAATTTATCGGATGTCCCGGAAGGGACTGCTATGTTTGGCTTTGCTACTAGGAAGAAGCGAAGGATGCTTGTTCCATTGTCTATACAAAGAAAGACTACGAGAAGTTgtaacttatttttttctcttacttAGCCACAAAACTCACCTCCTAGTTTCAATCTGCTGAACCAATTACTGGTGTTTAGCTGATGAAGATGACAGTTTTGATCATGGCACTGGCTTTAGAGATCTGACTCAGGCCAGGGTGGCTGGACCGGGCAATCTTGGGTTTAGAGTCTTATAATCACTTTTATGATTATCATTTGGCTGCAATATGGTTTTGTTCAGAGAAAGTATGTGTAAAGAATTAAAGAGTTACGTCTTTGATGTGTAATTGTGGTGGTGGAATTCAGATGAATGAAGAAAGCAGTATCGAAAGCTTGCATTAACCAGCGAATGtttttaaactataaaattttgaaattttttgcaTCTAGTTGCATTGTTTGTTAAATAATATGTCATAACCATCAAAAAGCTTATTGAATATGATAAACAATTGAAACTTTAACGTTATAACCCATATTTTCAACTTGTCAACCAACCAAAGCTGTTATGCTTTCTccagtaaaaaaataaaatttagatccATCACTGTTAATATCAATCATGTCCAGCATGTTTATGATTCTCTCGGCATGTCCATAAACCTCAACCATGagcttttgtttaaaaaatcatCTACAAGGACCACAAAGAGCACCAAAGAGAAACTATAACGGTGTACTACTCGTAGCTGCATAGTTGAAAAGTGAAGGCTTGTAGGATCTCATGTGAGTTTGAAAAAGACAAGAAGAAATTAAAACAAGGGAGATGGATACACAAGAAAGTGAGAATAGAGAAGTTGAGGACGTGAATATAGCGAAAAAGCAGCAGCAATTTGCTCTAGGCGGTCACATCTCACATGctctcttcttgtcaccacaTCTACTTATACCTTCTCACAAACTAATACTTTGTGGTctaaattatatgtaaaatgtAGTCTACCACTCGCAATTAAATAGTTAACACAATATCTAACTTTATTACAAAGTTTAAAATgcaaacaaaatttgaaaaacacacTGAAGTTTTATCATTGCGTTACTCGATCAAGACAAGCCTAGTATTATATATTGTGGGTTCCCAAGGGATTGCATTAAACTCTTTGGTCCATGTAATTCAAAAAGAAACATTACTAAAACATTTCCCATGTAAGTACattaatcattttcttttaatggTCGATGCGTCCAACGGTAGCGTTAAAAAAGTCACTATGACAACGTAATGAGttttgaaaactaaatttgACGGAGACACAATCCCCGGAGGTCActaagaacatctccaaccctacatcataatttactccaaattgaaaaatgcttttattttttggtcatcactctatttttcactccatttttaatttcatttcataatttggagtaaattatggaaTGGGGTTGGAGATGTCCTAAGGGCATGTTAATTGCAgaattcttaaaataaatttt is a genomic window containing:
- the LOC108829326 gene encoding dehydrin ERD10, with translation MAEEYKNASEEFKNVPEHETPKITTTEEPSATTAEVKDRGLFDFLGKKEEVKPQETTAPLASEVEHKAQITGEPAFVEKHEEEKEHKPTLLEQLHQKHEEEEENKPSLFQKLHRSNSSSSSSSEEEGEDGEKRKKEKKKIVEGDEKKGVMEKIKEKLPGQSEKPDDSQVVNTEAAVPVTEEKAEHPEEKKGILEKIKEKLPGYHAKSTEEEEEKKEKESDA